One genomic segment of Arthrobacter sp. JZ12 includes these proteins:
- a CDS encoding glyceraldehyde-3-phosphate dehydrogenase, protein MSREALAEGMIPLIGRLYRENNVVTSIHGRSLINKSTMGILKAHRFARRMSKEELLLEETAPLLGVLAELDLGAASIDVARLAQKYKAEAGETSLENFLRAELADVVGKRGADERRSTDVVLYGFGRIGRLVARLLIEKAGGGHGLCLRAIVVRKGAANDLMKRGSLLRRDSVHGSFEGSIQVDEETNTITANGVRIQVIYSDDPASIDYTAYGINDALVVDNTGRWRDEEGLGQHLKSKGVARVLLTAPGKGGLKNIVHGINHTDISPDDAIVTAASCTTNAITPVLKAINEEFGVVHGHVETVHSFTNDQNLIDNFHKGDRRGRSAALNMVITETGAAKAVAKALPELAGKLTGSSIRVPTPDVSIAILNLTLAKETTKEEVNDYLRSMSLHSTLRKQIDYIDSPDVVSTDFVGSRRAGTVDGLATICNDTNLVLYVWYDNEFGYSCQVVRVMEEMAGVNAPSFPAKDAVPTAKVPATV, encoded by the coding sequence ATAAGCCGCGAGGCCCTCGCCGAGGGGATGATTCCCCTCATCGGACGCCTCTACCGCGAAAACAACGTGGTCACCAGCATCCATGGGCGCAGCCTCATCAACAAGTCCACCATGGGCATCCTCAAGGCGCACCGCTTCGCGCGCCGCATGAGCAAGGAGGAGCTGCTCCTCGAGGAGACCGCTCCCCTGCTCGGTGTCCTCGCCGAACTCGATCTTGGAGCCGCCTCCATCGACGTCGCCCGCCTCGCCCAGAAGTACAAGGCTGAGGCCGGAGAGACCTCCCTCGAGAACTTCCTCCGGGCAGAACTGGCCGACGTCGTCGGTAAGCGGGGCGCCGACGAGCGCCGCAGCACCGACGTCGTTCTCTACGGTTTCGGTCGCATCGGCCGCCTGGTTGCCCGCCTGCTCATCGAGAAGGCAGGCGGCGGGCACGGCCTGTGCCTGCGCGCGATCGTGGTCCGCAAGGGTGCCGCGAACGACCTCATGAAGCGCGGCAGCCTGCTTCGCCGCGACTCCGTCCACGGCTCCTTCGAGGGCAGCATCCAGGTGGACGAGGAAACCAACACCATCACCGCCAACGGCGTGCGGATCCAGGTCATCTACTCGGATGACCCGGCATCCATCGACTACACGGCCTACGGCATCAATGACGCCCTTGTTGTGGACAACACCGGGCGTTGGCGCGACGAAGAGGGACTGGGCCAGCACCTGAAGAGCAAGGGCGTTGCCCGCGTCCTTCTGACCGCCCCGGGCAAGGGCGGCCTGAAGAACATCGTCCACGGCATCAACCACACGGACATCAGCCCGGATGACGCCATCGTCACCGCCGCCTCCTGCACCACTAACGCGATCACGCCGGTGCTCAAGGCCATCAACGAAGAGTTCGGTGTGGTGCACGGCCACGTGGAGACGGTCCACTCCTTCACCAACGACCAGAACCTGATCGACAACTTCCACAAGGGCGACCGCCGCGGACGCTCCGCTGCCCTCAACATGGTGATCACCGAGACCGGTGCCGCCAAGGCCGTGGCCAAGGCCCTGCCGGAGCTAGCCGGCAAGCTCACCGGCAGCTCCATCCGTGTGCCTACCCCGGACGTCTCGATCGCCATCCTCAACCTCACCCTGGCGAAGGAGACCACCAAGGAAGAGGTCAACGACTACCTGCGCAGCATGTCGCTCCACTCAACACTGCGCAAGCAGATCGACTACATCGACTCACCCGACGTCGTCTCCACCGACTTCGTGGGATCCCGCCGCGCAGGCACCGTTGACGGCCTCGCAACCATCTGCAACGACACGAACCTTGTGCTCTACGTCTGGTACGACAACGAGTTCGGCTACAGCTGCCAGGTTGTGCGTGTCATGGAGGAGATGGCCGGCGTGAACGCGCCGTCGTTCCCCGCCAAGGACGCGGTACCGACGGCCAAGGTGCCCGCAACCGTCTAG
- a CDS encoding ZIP family metal transporter, translating to MGTSLVFGLIASTPLIIGSLIGIRFSLPKRVLAILLSFAAGSLITALAFELFLDAYEHGGLPIAIIGLLVGAVVFTVLSALLDKWAQPKDQDVPADEYEGSAKLDTDAAASDQRASSASKRGAAGLALLAAVTLDGVPENVALGVALGEGSGGLALLAAIFVSNLPEALVGSSSMRSQGMKKGRILGLWTICAVLLVAAVVIGAGPLSGADPQTISLPLAFAAGAVIASLADTLMPEAYEHGGPAVALSTAAGFVLAFALSLM from the coding sequence ATGGGCACCTCCCTCGTGTTCGGGCTGATCGCCTCCACGCCGCTGATTATCGGGTCCCTGATCGGGATCCGCTTCTCGTTGCCGAAGCGCGTGCTCGCAATCCTGCTGTCCTTCGCCGCCGGCTCCCTCATCACGGCACTGGCGTTCGAACTGTTCCTTGATGCGTACGAGCACGGCGGCCTGCCTATCGCGATCATCGGTCTTCTGGTCGGCGCGGTTGTCTTCACCGTCCTGAGCGCGTTGCTCGACAAGTGGGCGCAGCCCAAGGACCAGGACGTCCCGGCCGATGAGTACGAGGGCAGCGCGAAACTCGACACCGATGCAGCTGCGTCAGACCAGCGGGCCTCCAGCGCTTCCAAGCGTGGGGCTGCCGGTCTGGCCCTGCTCGCTGCCGTAACCCTTGACGGTGTTCCGGAGAACGTCGCCCTTGGGGTGGCGCTCGGTGAGGGCAGCGGCGGGTTGGCGCTGCTGGCCGCCATTTTCGTATCGAACCTCCCGGAAGCGCTGGTCGGATCCTCGTCCATGCGCAGCCAGGGCATGAAGAAGGGCCGCATCCTCGGTCTTTGGACCATCTGCGCGGTACTGTTGGTCGCCGCCGTCGTAATCGGTGCCGGCCCACTGTCCGGTGCCGACCCCCAGACCATTTCCCTCCCGCTGGCCTTTGCGGCAGGCGCGGTGATCGCGTCGCTCGCCGACACCCTCATGCCCGAGGCGTACGAGCACGGCGGGCCCGCGGTCGCGCTGAGCACGGCAGCCGGGTTTGTGCTCGCCTTCGCCCTCTCGCTGATGTAG
- a CDS encoding aldo/keto reductase — MENRILGKTARNVSVIGLGTWQLGADWGSVDPSQATAVLEAAVDAGVNFFDTADVYGDGRSEQTIGDFLQDNPGLDITVATKMGRRVDQVPENYVLPNFRQWIDRSRRNLRQDTLDLVQLHCPPTPVYSNAEVYDALDTLVSEGAIRNYGVSVERTEEALEAISRGDTATVQIILNAFRLKPLDEVLPAAKQSDVGIIVRVPLASGLLSGKYSKETAFPENDHRNYNRDGSSFDVGETFSGVDFETGLAAVEEFGNHVPDGVSTAQAALAWILAQDGVSTVIPGARSPEQARANAEAAGMAALGGDLTPAVQDIYDRYFREAVHSRW; from the coding sequence ATGGAAAATCGCATTCTCGGCAAGACCGCCCGCAACGTTTCAGTCATCGGCCTCGGGACCTGGCAGCTCGGCGCGGACTGGGGGTCCGTTGATCCCTCGCAGGCCACGGCCGTCCTGGAAGCAGCAGTTGACGCCGGAGTGAACTTCTTCGACACCGCGGACGTCTATGGCGACGGACGCAGTGAACAGACAATCGGTGATTTCCTGCAGGACAACCCGGGACTCGACATCACCGTGGCCACGAAGATGGGCCGACGCGTCGACCAGGTCCCCGAGAACTACGTCCTGCCCAACTTCCGGCAGTGGATCGACCGTTCCCGCCGCAACCTCCGCCAGGACACCCTGGACCTGGTGCAGCTGCACTGCCCGCCCACGCCCGTGTACTCGAACGCCGAGGTCTATGACGCCCTGGACACCCTCGTCTCCGAAGGTGCCATCCGCAACTACGGTGTGAGCGTCGAGCGGACCGAAGAAGCCCTCGAAGCCATCAGCCGCGGCGACACCGCCACGGTGCAGATCATCCTCAATGCCTTCCGGCTCAAGCCTCTCGACGAGGTTCTGCCGGCGGCCAAGCAGTCCGACGTCGGCATCATTGTGCGCGTTCCGCTCGCCTCAGGCCTGCTCTCCGGCAAGTACAGCAAGGAAACGGCGTTCCCCGAGAACGACCACCGCAACTACAACCGCGACGGCTCCTCCTTCGACGTCGGGGAGACCTTCTCCGGCGTCGACTTCGAGACCGGACTGGCAGCCGTCGAGGAGTTCGGCAACCACGTGCCCGACGGCGTGAGCACCGCCCAGGCGGCCCTCGCCTGGATCCTGGCGCAGGACGGTGTCAGCACCGTCATCCCCGGCGCTCGCTCACCGGAACAGGCCCGCGCCAACGCCGAAGCTGCCGGCATGGCAGCGCTAGGCGGAGACCTTACGCCTGCTGTCCAGGACATCTACGACCGGTACTTCCGGGAAGCCGTCCACTCCCGCTGGTAG
- the malQ gene encoding 4-alpha-glucanotransferase, protein MAELTPLAQLAAQHHVGTTFKGWDGSTQTVSDDTLVAVLTALGVPCRNDDDVASSLRAAELAPWQRTLPSAVVIREGDVTEVPVNAPEGADVSVQVVLEDGTRQQLQAEMTHAREVGDDTVARWAVNIPTDLPLGWHILSATVGSQESTCALVMTPRKLSTADRLTRTWGLMAQLYSVRSASSWGVGDLQDLAQLAEVAADKGAGFVLINPLHAAQPKPPVEASPYLPSTRRFFNPLYLRVENIDEYAGLSDADAQLLRKLAEGFQEANRSAERIDRDTSYAAKLQALELIYSVQRTPQREEAFQRFRQESGPGLGRFALWSALAETLPEGSPQWEDPQYLEGQQTELAGRITFHEWLQWLCDEQLEAAQRAAGQAGMNIGIMHDLAVGVHPAGADAWTLSDVLASGISVGAPPDMFNQQGQDWAQPPWHPERLAEAGFAPYRDMLRTILRHAGGIRIDHILGLFRLWWIPKDSMPGDGAYVYYDHEALIGILALEAERAGAVVVGEDLGVFEPGVQEYLAERGVLGTSILWFEYDDETPRPAEQYRRACLTTVTTHDLPPSAGYLTGRHVDLREELGLLSRPVEEEREADREAQDGVLSLVRSSTGLKPQSVQETVEAMHAFIAQTPSVLLGVALTDAVGEERTQNQPGTTAEQYLNWQVPLAGPDGVVLVEDLPGLARFDSLVRAIQG, encoded by the coding sequence ATGGCTGAGCTTACTCCCCTTGCCCAACTTGCCGCTCAACATCACGTCGGAACCACCTTCAAGGGCTGGGACGGCAGTACCCAGACGGTCAGCGATGACACCCTGGTTGCCGTCCTCACCGCCCTCGGTGTGCCCTGCCGGAATGACGACGACGTCGCCTCCTCCCTCCGAGCTGCGGAACTGGCGCCGTGGCAGCGCACGCTGCCTTCCGCCGTCGTAATCCGCGAGGGCGACGTCACCGAAGTGCCGGTCAACGCACCCGAAGGTGCTGACGTGTCGGTTCAGGTAGTTCTGGAGGACGGTACCCGGCAGCAGTTGCAGGCCGAGATGACCCACGCCCGCGAGGTCGGCGACGACACGGTGGCGCGGTGGGCCGTGAACATCCCGACAGACCTGCCCCTCGGCTGGCACATCCTCTCAGCGACGGTCGGCTCGCAGGAAAGCACCTGCGCGCTGGTCATGACGCCACGGAAACTGTCGACGGCGGACCGGCTCACCCGGACCTGGGGCCTGATGGCGCAGCTGTATTCGGTGCGATCGGCGTCCTCGTGGGGCGTGGGTGATCTGCAGGACCTGGCGCAGCTTGCCGAGGTGGCCGCGGACAAGGGCGCCGGCTTTGTGCTCATCAATCCGCTGCATGCGGCACAGCCCAAACCGCCGGTCGAGGCCTCGCCCTACCTGCCAAGCACGCGCAGGTTCTTCAATCCGCTCTACCTGCGAGTCGAGAACATCGACGAGTACGCCGGGCTGTCCGACGCCGATGCCCAGCTGCTCCGCAAGCTCGCGGAAGGTTTCCAGGAGGCCAACCGGAGTGCCGAGCGGATCGACCGTGACACGAGCTATGCGGCGAAACTGCAGGCTCTCGAGCTGATCTACTCAGTCCAGCGCACACCCCAACGCGAGGAGGCATTCCAGCGGTTCCGGCAGGAGTCGGGACCTGGACTGGGACGCTTCGCGCTCTGGTCCGCGCTCGCCGAAACGCTGCCCGAGGGCTCGCCGCAGTGGGAAGATCCTCAATACCTGGAGGGTCAGCAGACCGAGCTTGCCGGGCGGATTACCTTCCACGAGTGGCTGCAGTGGCTGTGCGACGAGCAGCTTGAAGCCGCGCAGCGCGCCGCCGGCCAGGCCGGGATGAACATCGGAATCATGCACGATCTCGCGGTTGGTGTGCACCCGGCCGGCGCCGACGCCTGGACCCTGAGCGATGTCCTTGCCTCCGGCATCAGTGTCGGCGCGCCCCCGGACATGTTCAACCAGCAGGGTCAGGACTGGGCCCAGCCGCCGTGGCACCCGGAACGGCTCGCCGAGGCCGGATTTGCGCCCTACCGTGACATGCTGCGGACCATCCTCCGGCATGCGGGCGGCATCCGCATCGACCACATCCTGGGACTGTTCCGGTTGTGGTGGATCCCGAAGGATTCGATGCCGGGCGACGGCGCCTATGTGTACTACGACCACGAGGCGCTCATCGGGATCCTCGCGCTCGAGGCAGAGCGGGCGGGCGCCGTCGTCGTCGGTGAGGACCTGGGCGTCTTCGAGCCGGGCGTCCAGGAGTACCTGGCCGAGCGCGGCGTGCTGGGCACGTCCATCCTGTGGTTTGAGTACGACGACGAAACTCCCCGCCCGGCTGAGCAGTACCGCCGGGCGTGCCTCACCACGGTGACAACCCATGACCTCCCGCCCAGCGCCGGTTACCTGACGGGCCGGCACGTAGACCTGCGTGAGGAGTTGGGGCTCCTCAGCAGGCCGGTCGAGGAAGAGCGTGAGGCCGACCGGGAAGCGCAGGACGGCGTCCTGTCCCTGGTGCGGTCCTCAACCGGCCTAAAGCCACAGTCGGTGCAGGAGACGGTCGAGGCGATGCACGCCTTCATCGCTCAGACCCCGTCCGTCCTGCTGGGAGTTGCGCTGACCGACGCCGTCGGCGAGGAACGCACCCAGAACCAGCCCGGCACTACGGCCGAGCAGTATCTCAACTGGCAGGTCCCGCTGGCCGGACCCGACGGCGTCGTACTCGTGGAGGACCTGCCAGGGCTGGCACGGTTCGACTCACTGGTGCGGGCGATCCAGGGGTAG
- a CDS encoding FG-GAP-like repeat-containing protein has protein sequence MSNHPYAVDPPKGRRTLRLTSSVATSALLVTALAPLAAVPAQAATAEMGPISTLHGYPEWFGDGSIRLALCYEAGKGCLSEPPNPELPAAYPDNFPDESFWFAASADIGTLGSYEAALEAAHANEAVIPGDQIGFGRLRFRFEGLQAGGSYTFTHPYGVHTFTADDEGVINETIDNGCLETPCDWTGVGAAFLGDYAVGTTATFLRQTTAPAGTIGDINTARAVTGAPSGNNSVSIVGPGVNQSTTLFTVQGLIADVVDGAPSTPNLDDLSDSGRSNADHITNDTTPTFSGTATAGANVELVVDGAATGVSAVASATGAYSLTPATALTDGGHRIQARIVTDATTGAAATSGTLQITVDTAAPAAPSFQSTPSNPSASAVPSFTFSGEASASFECQLLPTNSLWRACTSPHSYDAQVNGNYTFNVRATDTAGNVSANGTYAWRIGTGTTTPPPAGGTADQKDMTGDGNPDLVARDSGGRLWMYPSTSAGGFGTRVQIGTGWGTMNAILQPGDFDGDGRSDVVARDTSGRLWLYSGTGTGRINAGRQIGTGWGGMTALVTPGDFNGDSRADLLARASTGALYLYPGNGTGGFGTRTQPGSGWGGFTSLVSTGDFSGDGRSDVIARNSSGALFLYRGSGTGTFGTSNQIGTGWNGFHIVGPGAWGTADSRSDIVARDGAGTLWLYRGSGTGTFSGTRSQIGTGWSTFTIAQ, from the coding sequence ATGTCCAACCATCCTTATGCGGTGGACCCACCAAAGGGCCGCCGCACGCTTCGCCTCACCTCCTCTGTTGCTACCAGCGCACTCCTCGTTACGGCACTCGCACCTCTTGCGGCCGTACCGGCGCAAGCCGCCACCGCTGAGATGGGCCCCATCAGCACCCTGCACGGCTACCCGGAGTGGTTCGGCGACGGCAGCATCCGGCTTGCGCTGTGCTATGAGGCAGGCAAGGGTTGCCTGTCCGAACCGCCCAACCCGGAACTGCCAGCTGCGTACCCCGACAATTTCCCCGATGAATCCTTCTGGTTCGCCGCCTCTGCAGACATCGGTACCCTCGGATCCTACGAAGCAGCGCTGGAGGCAGCCCATGCCAATGAGGCTGTCATTCCAGGCGATCAGATCGGCTTCGGCCGGTTGCGCTTCCGTTTCGAAGGTCTACAGGCAGGCGGCAGTTACACCTTCACGCATCCCTACGGCGTTCACACGTTCACCGCCGACGACGAAGGTGTCATCAACGAAACCATCGATAACGGTTGCCTGGAGACGCCCTGCGACTGGACCGGGGTGGGCGCAGCCTTCCTCGGTGACTATGCAGTCGGCACCACGGCAACCTTCCTACGGCAAACCACGGCCCCAGCCGGCACCATCGGCGATATCAACACCGCGCGTGCTGTAACAGGCGCCCCGTCCGGTAACAACAGCGTGTCCATCGTTGGGCCCGGAGTGAATCAGTCCACCACCCTCTTCACGGTGCAGGGCCTGATCGCCGACGTCGTTGATGGTGCACCATCGACTCCGAACCTGGACGACTTGAGCGACTCCGGCCGCTCGAACGCCGACCACATCACCAACGACACCACTCCCACGTTCTCCGGTACAGCGACCGCCGGCGCCAATGTTGAACTGGTAGTTGATGGAGCAGCGACCGGTGTCTCGGCTGTAGCCTCCGCTACCGGAGCATACTCGTTGACTCCTGCAACGGCCCTCACCGACGGCGGACACCGGATTCAGGCACGAATTGTCACGGATGCGACTACAGGGGCAGCCGCTACCTCCGGAACCCTGCAGATCACTGTAGACACTGCGGCCCCCGCAGCTCCGTCGTTCCAGAGCACTCCGTCGAATCCGTCGGCAAGCGCGGTACCGTCGTTCACCTTCAGCGGCGAGGCTTCGGCTTCGTTCGAGTGCCAGCTGCTGCCGACCAATTCGCTCTGGCGTGCATGCACCTCCCCGCACTCCTATGACGCGCAGGTCAATGGCAACTACACCTTCAACGTCCGGGCAACGGATACTGCCGGCAACGTAAGCGCCAACGGAACCTACGCCTGGCGGATCGGCACCGGTACCACCACACCTCCTCCTGCCGGCGGAACGGCCGACCAGAAGGATATGACCGGTGACGGCAACCCCGACCTCGTGGCGCGTGATTCCGGTGGCCGGCTCTGGATGTACCCGTCAACTTCGGCCGGTGGCTTCGGCACCCGCGTCCAGATCGGTACCGGGTGGGGAACCATGAACGCTATCCTGCAGCCGGGCGACTTCGACGGTGACGGACGTTCCGACGTCGTTGCCCGTGACACCTCCGGACGGCTCTGGCTCTACAGCGGTACCGGTACAGGCAGGATCAATGCCGGCCGCCAGATCGGTACCGGCTGGGGCGGCATGACAGCGCTCGTGACTCCAGGTGACTTCAACGGCGACAGCAGGGCAGACCTGCTCGCTCGCGCATCCACCGGCGCTCTGTACCTCTACCCGGGCAACGGCACAGGAGGCTTCGGCACCCGCACCCAGCCGGGCAGCGGCTGGGGAGGTTTCACCTCGCTGGTCAGCACCGGCGACTTCAGCGGTGACGGGCGTTCGGACGTCATCGCCCGAAACTCCTCCGGAGCCTTGTTCCTCTACAGGGGCTCCGGCACCGGCACCTTCGGAACCTCAAACCAAATTGGAACCGGCTGGAATGGCTTCCACATCGTTGGGCCGGGAGCCTGGGGTACCGCAGATTCCCGCAGTGACATTGTCGCCCGCGACGGCGCTGGAACTCTCTGGCTCTACCGCGGCAGCGGCACCGGCACCTTCTCCGGAACCCGTAGTCAGATCGGCACCGGCTGGAGCACCTTCACCATCGCGCAGTAA
- a CDS encoding FG-GAP-like repeat-containing protein: MSNHQTPVAQPKGRRALRLTSSVLSTAMLITALAPLAAAPAQAATAEMGPISTLHGYPEWFGDGTVRLALCYEAGKGCLSEPPNPELAASYPDNFPDESFWFQASATLGSGSYEAALEAAHANEAVIPGDQIGFGRLRFRFEGLTPGGSYTITHPYGVHTFTADTVGVINQTIDNGCLETPCDWNRVGAAFLGNYAVGTTATFLRQTTAPAGTIGDINTARTVTGAPSGNNSVSIVGPGVNQTTNLFNVQGLISTHVDGAPSTPNLDDLSDSGRSNADNITNDTTPTLSGTATAGANVELVVDGVATGVSTVASATGTYSLTPATALTNGNHSVQARIVTDATTGAVAASGTLQVTIDTAVPAAPTFQSTPSNPTASNTPSFTFSAEASAAFECQLLPSNSLWRACTSPHAYDAQVNGTYTFNVRATDIAGNVSANGSYTWQIGTTAPPPTNTARQKDMNGDGRPDLVARDGAGTLWMYPSTSTGGFGTRIQMGTGWGGMNTILQPGDLNNDGRSDVLARDTSGRLWLYTGTGTGRINAGVQIGAGTNWGAFNSFVTPGDFNGDRRADLLVRDAAGALFLYPGNGASGFGTRTQPGSGWGGFTSLVSTGDFSGDGRSDVLARNSSGTLFLYRGSGSGTFAGSAQVGTGWNGFHLVGPGAWGSADTRADVVARDSAGALWLYRGSGTGTFSGTRAQIGSGWGAFTIAQ, from the coding sequence ATGTCCAACCATCAAACCCCGGTGGCCCAACCAAAGGGCCGCCGCGCACTTCGTCTCACATCATCTGTCCTTTCCACCGCAATGCTCATCACCGCACTTGCGCCCCTTGCGGCGGCTCCGGCTCAGGCCGCCACTGCCGAGATGGGCCCCATCAGCACTCTGCACGGCTACCCGGAGTGGTTCGGCGACGGCACCGTCAGACTTGCGCTGTGCTACGAGGCAGGCAAGGGTTGCCTGTCCGAGCCGCCCAACCCGGAACTGGCGGCCTCCTACCCCGACAACTTCCCCGATGAGTCCTTCTGGTTCCAGGCGTCAGCCACGTTGGGCTCCGGTTCCTATGAAGCGGCACTCGAGGCAGCTCATGCCAACGAGGCCGTCATTCCAGGTGACCAGATTGGCTTTGGCCGGTTGCGGTTCCGCTTCGAGGGGCTTACTCCCGGCGGTAGCTACACGATCACGCACCCATACGGCGTGCATACCTTCACCGCCGACACAGTAGGTGTCATCAACCAGACCATTGATAACGGCTGCCTGGAGACGCCCTGCGATTGGAACAGGGTCGGCGCGGCCTTCCTTGGAAACTACGCCGTCGGCACGACGGCAACCTTCCTGCGGCAGACCACCGCCCCAGCTGGAACCATCGGCGATATCAACACTGCCCGCACTGTGACGGGAGCCCCGTCCGGAAACAACAGCGTTTCCATCGTGGGTCCTGGGGTGAACCAGACCACCAACCTTTTCAACGTGCAGGGCCTGATCTCCACTCATGTTGACGGTGCTCCGTCTACGCCGAACCTGGATGATCTGAGTGATTCCGGCCGTTCCAACGCCGACAACATCACGAACGACACCACACCTACGCTGTCAGGTACCGCGACTGCGGGGGCCAATGTTGAACTCGTGGTCGATGGAGTGGCAACCGGCGTTTCCACAGTTGCCTCCGCCACCGGGACGTACTCACTGACACCGGCAACGGCGCTCACCAACGGGAACCACAGCGTCCAGGCAAGGATCGTCACGGACGCCACAACCGGTGCGGTCGCTGCCTCCGGAACCCTGCAGGTCACCATCGACACAGCTGTCCCCGCAGCTCCGACCTTCCAGAGCACGCCGTCGAACCCGACTGCGAGCAATACCCCGTCGTTCACCTTCAGCGCCGAAGCATCGGCTGCCTTCGAGTGCCAGTTGCTGCCGAGCAACTCACTCTGGCGCGCATGCACCTCGCCGCACGCCTATGACGCCCAGGTGAACGGGACCTACACCTTCAACGTCCGTGCGACGGACATCGCCGGCAACGTGAGCGCGAACGGTTCGTACACCTGGCAGATCGGCACGACGGCTCCGCCGCCGACCAACACCGCCCGGCAGAAGGACATGAACGGCGACGGTCGTCCCGACCTCGTGGCTCGGGATGGCGCAGGAACCCTGTGGATGTACCCGTCGACGTCAACGGGCGGTTTCGGCACCCGAATCCAGATGGGTACCGGCTGGGGCGGCATGAACACCATCCTGCAGCCCGGTGACCTGAACAACGACGGACGTTCCGACGTCCTGGCCCGCGACACCTCCGGTCGCCTCTGGCTCTACACGGGTACCGGAACCGGCAGGATCAACGCAGGCGTTCAAATCGGTGCCGGCACCAACTGGGGCGCTTTCAACTCCTTCGTCACTCCGGGCGACTTCAACGGTGACCGTCGTGCAGACCTTCTGGTCCGCGATGCTGCCGGCGCATTGTTCCTTTACCCAGGAAACGGTGCGAGCGGCTTCGGTACACGCACCCAACCCGGCAGCGGCTGGGGAGGATTCACCTCGCTGGTAAGCACCGGTGACTTCAGTGGTGACGGTCGCTCCGATGTTCTGGCCCGGAACTCCTCCGGAACCCTGTTCCTCTACCGCGGCTCCGGAAGTGGCACCTTCGCCGGTTCAGCACAGGTTGGAACCGGCTGGAACGGATTCCACCTGGTCGGCCCTGGTGCCTGGGGCAGCGCTGACACCCGCGCTGACGTAGTCGCTCGCGACAGTGCCGGCGCCCTCTGGCTCTACCGAGGCAGCGGCACCGGAACCTTCTCGGGAACGCGCGCCCAGATCGGCAGCGGCTGGGGAGCATTCACCATTGCACAGTAG